From the genome of Streptomyces sp. NBC_01260, one region includes:
- a CDS encoding LysR family transcriptional regulator: MELELRHLRTVRAIADTGSLTKAAAALGLAQPALSAQLRRIEKALGGPLFDRDHTGARPTPLGELVLERARVVLPAVSELQEEAVRFANARGAMERFRLGGTHGPLLGGLVDRLAAAHPAAPVSTYTSWSVTELAAQLSDGRLDFVLIGACGESPPPDADRLTWQVVGIDPVFVMLPENHPLAGEPELELSALAGECWADVPGEGCFADCFVAACARAGFSPVSVYETDTASVVHLVQVGRAVGLCRATFPPTPGVVTRPITGSPLSWRHLLGRHPRSAAASAAAGAVIGHTRAAYAEAVERSDSCTRWLAAHPRFGATP, translated from the coding sequence ATGGAGCTGGAGTTGCGCCATCTGCGAACCGTACGTGCCATCGCCGACACCGGAAGCCTCACCAAGGCGGCCGCCGCGCTCGGGCTCGCGCAGCCCGCGTTGAGCGCACAGCTGCGGCGGATCGAGAAGGCGCTCGGGGGCCCGTTGTTCGACCGGGACCACACGGGCGCGCGGCCGACGCCACTGGGTGAGCTGGTGCTCGAACGGGCCCGGGTGGTGCTGCCCGCCGTCAGTGAGCTCCAGGAGGAGGCGGTGCGGTTCGCCAACGCGCGGGGGGCCATGGAGCGGTTCCGGCTCGGCGGCACGCACGGACCGCTGCTCGGCGGCCTCGTCGACCGGCTGGCCGCGGCGCACCCGGCCGCGCCGGTGTCCACGTACACCTCCTGGTCGGTGACTGAGCTGGCTGCCCAACTGAGCGACGGGCGGCTTGACTTCGTGCTCATCGGCGCCTGCGGTGAGAGCCCGCCGCCGGACGCGGACCGGCTGACGTGGCAGGTCGTCGGGATCGATCCGGTCTTCGTGATGCTGCCGGAGAACCATCCGCTGGCAGGCGAGCCGGAGCTGGAGCTCTCCGCGCTGGCGGGCGAGTGCTGGGCCGATGTGCCCGGAGAGGGCTGTTTCGCGGACTGTTTCGTGGCCGCCTGCGCGCGGGCGGGCTTCAGCCCGGTGTCGGTGTACGAGACGGACACCGCGTCCGTCGTCCATCTGGTGCAGGTGGGACGGGCCGTCGGGCTGTGCCGGGCGACGTTCCCCCCGACGCCTGGCGTGGTGACCCGTCCGATCACCGGGTCGCCGCTGAGCTGGCGCCATCTGCTGGGCCGGCATCCGCGCTCGGCGGCCGCGTCGGCGGCGGCCGGAGCGGTGATCGGACACACCCGGGCGGCGTACGCCGAGGCGGTGGAGCGCAGCGACAGCTGCACGCGCTGGCTGGCCGCGCACCCCCGCTTCGGAGCGACGCCCTGA
- a CDS encoding 4a-hydroxytetrahydrobiopterin dehydratase: MPAAPLPKNEIENRLRELPGWTLEGDRITRTYRLPSHFAAAGLTVHVAQIQDELNHHSDLTLGYDTVALSVNSHDAGGKVTEKDLALAARVAAVAAGHGAR, encoded by the coding sequence ATGCCCGCCGCACCGCTGCCGAAGAACGAGATCGAGAACCGGCTGCGCGAACTGCCCGGCTGGACGCTGGAGGGGGACCGGATCACCCGCACCTACCGGCTCCCCTCGCACTTCGCCGCCGCCGGTCTCACCGTCCATGTCGCGCAGATCCAGGACGAGCTCAACCACCATTCCGATCTGACGCTCGGGTACGACACCGTCGCGCTCTCGGTGAACTCCCACGACGCCGGCGGGAAGGTCACCGAGAAGGACCTGGCCCTCGCCGCCAGGGTGGCGGCCGTCGCCGCCGGCCACGGGGCGCGGTAG
- a CDS encoding helix-turn-helix domain-containing protein, producing MTTVALDTGVGPLLRSWRERSRISQLELALRADSSARHISFIETGRARPSEEMVLRLAEHLDVPVRERNALLVVAGYAPRYTETALDDPAMGALREGMDRLLQGYDPYPALVVDGMYNVVAANQGIVRLTAGVAEHLLAPPLNAMRLTLHPEGLAPRIHNLREWRADLLAQMERQIALVRSAELRELYEEVAGYPVGPRTDGQEWDEPSSSVPFALPLLIEQDGRLLSFIASIATFNTPMDVTVAELAIETFLPADPETAAYLRSLVP from the coding sequence ATGACAACTGTCGCGCTTGACACGGGGGTAGGGCCGCTGCTGCGCAGCTGGCGGGAGCGGAGCCGGATCAGCCAGCTGGAACTTGCGCTGCGGGCCGACTCCTCGGCCCGCCACATCTCCTTCATCGAAACGGGCCGCGCCCGCCCCAGCGAGGAGATGGTCCTGCGGCTGGCGGAGCACCTGGACGTGCCCGTACGGGAACGCAACGCCCTGCTGGTGGTGGCCGGTTACGCCCCTCGCTACACGGAGACCGCGCTCGACGACCCCGCGATGGGCGCGCTGCGCGAGGGGATGGACCGGCTGCTTCAGGGGTACGACCCGTATCCGGCGCTCGTCGTGGACGGCATGTACAACGTGGTGGCGGCCAATCAGGGGATCGTCCGGCTGACGGCCGGGGTGGCGGAGCATCTGCTCGCGCCGCCGCTGAACGCGATGCGGCTCACCCTGCACCCGGAGGGGCTGGCCCCCCGGATCCACAATCTGCGGGAGTGGCGGGCCGATCTGCTGGCGCAGATGGAGCGTCAGATCGCCCTGGTCCGTTCGGCGGAGTTGCGTGAGCTGTACGAGGAGGTCGCGGGCTATCCGGTGGGGCCGAGGACGGATGGTCAGGAGTGGGACGAGCCCTCGTCGTCGGTGCCGTTCGCGCTGCCGCTGCTGATCGAGCAGGACGGCCGGCTGCTCTCGTTCATCGCGTCCATCGCCACGTTCAACACACCGATGGACGTGACGGTCGCGGAGCTGGCCATCGAGACGTTCCTGCCCGCCGACCCGGAGACCGCGGCGTATCTGCGGTCCCTCGTTCCCTGA
- a CDS encoding YoaK family protein, with protein sequence MPVVLREAWTTLVPDMDDRHGPLPPLMLALTVVTGLVDAVSYLQLGRVFVANMTGNVVFSGFAFAGAPGFSLAASFVALGAFAAGALAGGLIVHHSHAHRGRMLLHALCVETLCVLAALVVTLISGSPYDGGVRFALIVLLALGLGVQNAVSRALAVPDLTTTVLTLTITGIASDGRLAGGGGSRAGRRILSAAAMLAGALVGAVAVLHGHPTLPLVLAVAILAVVCLAARILARADGPWTLPVVKK encoded by the coding sequence GTGCCCGTCGTACTGCGTGAGGCATGGACCACCCTCGTACCGGACATGGACGACCGGCACGGACCGCTGCCGCCGCTGATGCTCGCCCTGACCGTCGTCACCGGACTGGTCGACGCCGTCAGCTATCTGCAACTGGGCCGGGTCTTCGTCGCGAACATGACCGGCAATGTGGTCTTCTCCGGCTTCGCGTTCGCCGGAGCCCCCGGCTTCTCCCTGGCCGCCTCGTTCGTCGCGCTCGGCGCGTTCGCGGCCGGGGCGCTGGCCGGCGGACTGATCGTCCACCACTCCCACGCCCACCGCGGCCGCATGCTGCTGCACGCGCTGTGCGTCGAGACTCTGTGCGTACTGGCCGCCCTGGTCGTCACGCTGATCTCCGGCAGCCCGTACGACGGCGGCGTGCGGTTCGCCCTCATCGTGCTGCTCGCCCTGGGCCTGGGTGTGCAGAACGCCGTATCGCGGGCGCTCGCCGTACCCGACCTCACCACCACCGTGCTGACCCTGACCATCACCGGCATCGCCTCCGACGGACGGCTCGCCGGGGGCGGCGGCAGCAGGGCCGGCCGCCGGATCCTCTCGGCCGCCGCCATGCTGGCCGGCGCCCTCGTCGGAGCCGTGGCCGTGCTGCACGGACATCCGACCCTGCCACTGGTCCTGGCCGTGGCGATCCTCGCGGTCGTGTGCCTGGCCGCGCGGATCCTGGCGCGGGCGGACGGTCCGTGGACCCTGCCCGTCGTCAAGAAATGA
- the secD gene encoding protein translocase subunit SecD, with translation MTRATTVRAVLAAAVLLVAVLITLTMSPRLGLDLQGGTRMVLQAKDSDTAKADRESTDRTLEVLRKRIDSLGVAEPTLTRSGEDRIIVELPDVQDPRKAAEVIGRTAQLTFHAVQGPGALEGSDTAAGLTLPDEQGSRLALGPVALSGAGVKEASASFDAQQGAGWSVSLDFHKDAGRDWTRLTGEAACHPVQDERRRVAIVLDKQVISSPQVSPTVGCNTGLPSGSTQITGSFSADEARELALLIQGGALPVPVEIVEQRTVGPTLGAAAIDASARAALIGAAATALFITVVYRLFGALAAVALGAYGVISYAGLVALGVTLTLPGLAGFVLAIGMAVDANVLVFERAREEHAQYPGRSLRTSLTAGFRHAWSAVADSNVTTLIAAGLLFFLGSGPVKGFGVTLGIGVLASMFSALVIARALTEIAAGSTFVGDYRGINGIAGPGRVRTWLNRRDPQLMRSPRRWLLISTVLIAVAVTGILVRGVNLGVEFTGGRLVEYATSRPVDVETARSALAGAGFADAEVTTAGAGDISVRTGDLDNAGEHALRAALAEEGGETTKVRDELIGPSLGDELRRNALIALAIAVLVQLVYLAVRFRWTFAVASVGALVHDVIILVGAFAWLGRTVDGIFLAALLTVIGYSVNDSVVVFDRVRELWAKARREPLGTVANRAVLQTIPRTVNTGMGALFILVALAVLGGDSLADFALALLIGIVVGTYSSVMTAVPAALLLERGSKAPPPVRKSASRGRSGAGRRDPLDNGARV, from the coding sequence ATGACTCGCGCCACCACGGTGCGGGCGGTTCTGGCTGCTGCCGTTCTGCTCGTCGCCGTGCTCATCACGCTGACCATGTCCCCCAGACTCGGCCTCGATCTCCAGGGCGGCACCAGAATGGTGCTGCAGGCCAAGGACTCCGACACCGCGAAGGCGGACCGCGAGAGCACCGACCGCACCCTGGAGGTGCTGCGCAAGCGCATCGACTCGCTCGGCGTCGCGGAACCGACCCTGACCCGCTCCGGCGAGGACCGGATCATCGTCGAACTCCCGGACGTCCAGGACCCGCGCAAGGCCGCCGAGGTCATCGGCAGAACCGCCCAGCTGACCTTCCATGCCGTGCAGGGCCCCGGAGCGCTCGAGGGTTCCGATACCGCGGCCGGGCTGACGCTCCCGGACGAGCAGGGCAGCCGGCTCGCACTGGGCCCTGTCGCGCTCTCCGGCGCGGGCGTCAAGGAGGCCTCCGCCTCGTTCGACGCCCAGCAGGGCGCCGGCTGGTCCGTCTCCCTGGACTTCCACAAGGACGCCGGCCGGGACTGGACCCGGCTGACCGGGGAGGCTGCCTGCCACCCGGTCCAGGACGAGCGGCGCCGGGTCGCCATCGTCCTGGACAAGCAGGTGATCTCCTCGCCGCAGGTCTCCCCGACCGTCGGCTGCAACACCGGTCTGCCCTCCGGCTCCACCCAGATCACCGGCTCCTTCAGTGCCGACGAGGCCCGCGAGCTCGCCCTGCTGATCCAGGGCGGTGCGCTGCCGGTGCCCGTCGAGATCGTCGAGCAGCGGACCGTCGGACCGACGCTCGGCGCCGCCGCCATCGACGCCAGCGCCCGCGCCGCCCTCATCGGCGCCGCGGCCACGGCACTGTTCATCACCGTCGTCTACCGGCTCTTCGGCGCGCTCGCCGCCGTCGCCCTCGGCGCCTACGGAGTGATCTCGTACGCGGGGCTCGTCGCCCTCGGCGTCACGCTCACCCTGCCCGGACTCGCCGGATTCGTGCTGGCCATCGGGATGGCGGTCGACGCCAACGTGCTGGTCTTCGAACGGGCCAGGGAGGAACACGCACAGTATCCGGGCCGGTCCCTGCGCACCTCGCTGACCGCCGGGTTCCGGCACGCCTGGAGCGCCGTCGCCGACTCCAACGTGACGACACTGATCGCGGCGGGACTGCTCTTCTTCCTCGGCTCGGGCCCCGTCAAGGGCTTCGGCGTCACGCTCGGCATCGGCGTCCTCGCGTCGATGTTCTCCGCACTGGTCATCGCCCGCGCCCTCACCGAGATCGCCGCGGGCTCCACATTCGTCGGCGACTACCGGGGCATCAACGGCATCGCCGGCCCGGGCCGGGTACGGACCTGGCTCAATCGCCGCGATCCGCAGCTGATGCGGTCCCCGCGCCGCTGGCTGCTCATCTCCACGGTGCTGATCGCCGTGGCGGTGACCGGCATCCTGGTGCGCGGGGTCAACCTCGGCGTCGAATTCACCGGGGGCCGCCTCGTCGAGTACGCGACCAGCCGCCCCGTCGACGTCGAGACCGCCCGTTCCGCGCTGGCCGGCGCGGGCTTCGCCGACGCCGAGGTCACCACGGCGGGTGCGGGCGACATCTCGGTGCGCACCGGGGATCTCGACAACGCCGGCGAACACGCGCTGCGCGCTGCCCTGGCCGAGGAGGGCGGCGAGACCACCAAGGTCCGGGACGAACTCATCGGCCCCAGCCTGGGCGACGAACTGCGGCGCAACGCCCTGATCGCGCTGGCCATCGCCGTCCTCGTCCAACTGGTCTATCTGGCCGTCCGGTTCCGCTGGACGTTCGCGGTGGCCTCGGTCGGGGCGCTGGTCCACGACGTGATCATTCTGGTGGGCGCCTTCGCCTGGCTGGGACGCACCGTGGACGGCATCTTCCTGGCCGCGCTTCTCACCGTCATCGGGTACTCCGTCAACGACTCGGTGGTGGTCTTCGACCGGGTGAGGGAGTTGTGGGCCAAGGCCCGCCGGGAGCCGCTCGGGACAGTGGCGAACCGGGCCGTTCTGCAGACGATTCCCAGAACCGTCAACACCGGGATGGGCGCCCTGTTCATCCTCGTCGCGCTGGCCGTCCTGGGCGGTGACTCGCTCGCGGACTTCGCCCTCGCGCTGCTGATCGGCATCGTCGTCGGGACGTACTCCTCGGTCATGACCGCGGTGCCGGCTGCACTCCTTCTGGAGCGCGGCAGCAAGGCCCCGCCGCCCGTCCGCAAGAGCGCCTCGCGCGGCAGGTCCGGCGCCGGGCGCCGGGACCCGCTCGACAACGGGGCCCGTGTGTAG
- a CDS encoding rod shape-determining protein, protein MRSLRDGQRHVRSVHRQHRGATRGLAIDLGSSRTRAWIPGQGVVADTGNGPGGEYGQGSPVRRGRIVDTESCGRMLGRIADTALGADRSDTMIVLSHPVLAGPEHRAAAREILAALGPSSVIVLDSARAAAAYAGPQDGGPLLVVDIGAELTEATLLVDGLVRDARLAETGLSDLEPGDPPTAVVRAVLDMVMAMWQQDRHGAVLGALRKGPLLAGGGALRPDVTNRIAVRLGVPVRLPDDPATTVVRGAGLFLSSVLRHANAAPALPGRAG, encoded by the coding sequence ATGCGTTCTTTGCGCGACGGACAGCGACACGTTCGCTCCGTTCACCGGCAGCACCGGGGAGCGACCCGGGGGCTCGCGATCGACCTCGGCAGCTCCCGGACCCGTGCCTGGATCCCCGGGCAGGGCGTCGTCGCCGACACCGGAAACGGTCCCGGCGGTGAGTACGGCCAGGGCAGCCCGGTCCGGCGCGGACGCATCGTCGACACCGAGTCCTGCGGGCGGATGCTCGGCCGTATCGCCGATACGGCACTGGGCGCCGACCGCAGCGACACGATGATCGTCCTCAGCCACCCCGTACTCGCGGGCCCCGAACACCGCGCCGCCGCACGGGAGATCCTTGCCGCGCTCGGCCCGTCGAGCGTCATCGTCCTGGACAGCGCCAGGGCCGCCGCCGCATACGCCGGCCCGCAGGACGGCGGTCCGCTGCTCGTCGTCGACATCGGTGCCGAGCTGACGGAGGCGACGCTCCTGGTAGACGGGCTGGTCCGCGACGCGCGGCTGGCCGAGACCGGGCTCAGCGACCTGGAGCCCGGCGATCCGCCCACCGCCGTCGTCCGGGCCGTCCTGGACATGGTCATGGCGATGTGGCAGCAGGACCGCCACGGCGCGGTGCTCGGCGCGCTGCGCAAGGGCCCGCTGCTCGCCGGAGGCGGTGCGCTGCGCCCGGACGTCACCAACCGGATCGCGGTGCGCCTCGGCGTTCCGGTCCGTCTCCCGGACGACCCGGCGACCACGGTCGTCCGCGGGGCCGGGCTGTTCCTCAGCTCCGTGCTCCGCCACGCCAACGCCGCACCGGCCCTGCCCGGCCGAGCCGGGTGA
- the ligA gene encoding NAD-dependent DNA ligase LigA, with translation MEDMTNSAVVLADTAAYAVAVEEASQAAAAYYATGESTLDDDAYDRLARGIAAYEQDHPQDVLADSPTGKVAGGAVVGDVPHTVPMLSLDNVFSAEQFVTWTASLERRIGRPVAAWSVEPKLDGLAVAARYREGRLEQLVTRGDGTAGEDVSHAIGTVVGLPAQLTEPVTIEMRGEILMTTEQFEQANTVRTEHGGAPFANARNGAAGTLRAKDRPYTVEMTFFAYGALPLPDSGELTGTLAGLPHSEVLGRAADLGVHTAAGTDVAPRTVTTVEDVQLRVEEIAALRASLPFGIDGIVIKADLAADQHDAGSGTRAPRWAIAYKLPAVEKVTRLLGVEWNVGRTGIIAPRAVLEPVEIDGSTVGYATLHNPADITRRDLRLGDHVMVYKAGDIIPRIEAPVAHLRTGEEQPVVFPEACPQCGSEIDTSEQRWRCVRGRNCRLVASISYAAGRDQLDIEGLGATRVVQLVDAGLVADFADLFALEREQLLGLERMGDTSTDNLLAAIDTARAQPLSRVFCALGVRGTGRSMSRRIARYFADMDRIRAADAEALQLVDGIGKEKAAGVVAELVELAPLIEKLVGAGVNMTEPGATPPPEPGEEADADGEGVDGRPLSGMTVVVTGAMTGALEKLSRNEMNELIERAGGKASSSVSKRTTLLVAGEKAGSKRTKAEDLGIRIAAPQEFAELIEEFLPSEA, from the coding sequence ATGGAGGACATGACGAACTCAGCTGTTGTGCTCGCCGATACCGCTGCCTACGCCGTCGCGGTCGAAGAGGCGTCGCAGGCCGCCGCCGCGTACTACGCCACGGGCGAGAGCACGCTCGACGACGACGCGTACGACCGGCTGGCACGCGGGATCGCCGCGTACGAGCAGGACCATCCGCAGGATGTGCTGGCCGACTCGCCGACCGGCAAGGTGGCGGGCGGCGCGGTCGTCGGGGACGTGCCGCACACCGTGCCGATGCTCTCCCTGGACAACGTCTTCTCGGCGGAGCAGTTCGTCACCTGGACCGCTTCGCTGGAGCGCCGGATAGGCAGGCCCGTCGCCGCCTGGAGCGTCGAGCCGAAGCTCGACGGGCTCGCGGTCGCCGCCCGTTACCGCGAGGGCCGGCTGGAGCAGCTGGTCACCCGCGGCGACGGCACGGCCGGCGAGGACGTCTCGCACGCGATCGGCACCGTCGTCGGGCTTCCCGCGCAGCTCACCGAGCCGGTCACGATCGAGATGCGCGGCGAGATCCTGATGACGACCGAGCAGTTCGAACAGGCCAATACGGTCCGCACCGAACACGGCGGCGCCCCCTTCGCCAACGCGCGCAACGGCGCGGCGGGCACCCTGCGTGCCAAGGACCGCCCCTACACCGTGGAGATGACGTTCTTCGCGTACGGCGCGCTGCCGCTGCCCGACTCCGGCGAGCTGACCGGCACCCTGGCCGGGCTGCCCCACAGCGAGGTCCTCGGACGTGCCGCGGACCTCGGCGTGCACACCGCGGCCGGCACGGACGTGGCACCGCGCACCGTCACCACCGTCGAGGACGTCCAGCTGCGGGTCGAGGAGATCGCGGCGCTGCGCGCCTCCTTGCCCTTCGGGATCGACGGCATCGTGATCAAGGCCGACCTCGCAGCCGACCAGCACGACGCCGGCTCGGGCACCCGCGCACCGCGCTGGGCCATCGCGTACAAGCTGCCGGCCGTCGAGAAGGTCACCCGGCTCCTCGGCGTCGAGTGGAATGTGGGCCGGACCGGCATCATCGCGCCGCGTGCGGTGCTGGAGCCGGTCGAGATCGACGGATCGACCGTCGGCTACGCCACGCTGCACAACCCGGCCGACATCACCCGCCGCGATCTGCGGCTGGGCGACCATGTGATGGTCTACAAGGCGGGCGACATCATTCCCCGGATCGAGGCCCCCGTGGCCCACCTGCGGACCGGCGAGGAGCAGCCGGTCGTCTTCCCCGAGGCCTGTCCGCAGTGCGGTTCCGAGATCGACACGAGCGAGCAGCGCTGGCGCTGCGTCCGTGGCCGGAACTGCCGCCTCGTCGCCTCCATCTCGTACGCGGCCGGGCGCGACCAGCTGGATATCGAGGGCCTCGGTGCGACCCGGGTCGTCCAGCTCGTCGATGCCGGGCTGGTCGCCGACTTCGCCGATCTGTTCGCGCTGGAGCGCGAACAGCTGCTCGGACTGGAGCGGATGGGCGACACCAGTACGGACAACCTGCTGGCCGCGATCGACACGGCGCGCGCCCAGCCGCTCTCGCGGGTGTTCTGCGCCCTGGGGGTGCGCGGGACCGGACGCTCCATGTCGCGGCGGATCGCCCGGTACTTCGCGGACATGGACCGCATCAGGGCCGCAGACGCCGAGGCGCTCCAGCTCGTCGACGGCATCGGCAAGGAGAAGGCCGCGGGTGTCGTCGCGGAGCTGGTGGAGCTGGCCCCGCTGATCGAGAAGCTGGTCGGCGCCGGGGTCAACATGACGGAGCCGGGCGCGACCCCGCCCCCGGAGCCGGGCGAGGAGGCCGACGCGGACGGTGAGGGCGTGGACGGGCGGCCGCTGAGCGGGATGACCGTGGTGGTCACCGGGGCCATGACGGGCGCGCTGGAGAAGCTCTCGCGCAATGAGATGAACGAGCTGATCGAGCGGGCCGGAGGGAAGGCCTCCTCCAGCGTCTCCAAGCGCACCACGCTGCTGGTGGCCGGTGAGAAGGCCGGGTCCAAGCGCACCAAGGCGGAGGACCTGGGCATCCGGATCGCCGCCCCGCAGGAGTTCGCCGAACTGATCGAGGAGTTCCTGCCGTCCGAGGCGTGA
- a CDS encoding phage holin family protein: MGDGRWRTAGSALMRVIVVWAVSTLTMLVLAGILPDFQLQSDDGDSITKTAFTAAWGAGAFGLLSALVWPVLVRALLIVPALVLGMLVFFLNGSLLLIALRLIPDGRGAADPQMAVVVAAVMSAVASATSTALAVRDDNAYRRRLSRLADRRRRRSGRDDGADGGPPGTVFIQLDGVGHDVLAQAAADGLMPTVAHWLADGAGHRLTPWRTDWSSQTGASQLGILHGSNYDIPAFRWYEKETGDVMVSSRPASALEMQRRAVVRTHDGGLLTLDGAGRGNLFSGGADQLALVLSMAARRGKGRRSRAGYFAYFADPANAVRTALSFVAEVGREIGQSTRARIRKETPRIKRGGLYPFIRAFATVVERDVVVAAVMGDMFAGRTAVYADLVAYDEVAHHSGPRSRDAEKVLARLDRSLALIVKVAEHTPRTYRIVLLSDHGQSPGETFAAMYGLTLKDLVRAGSGLPVPRRAQRTRSGSEARDAVRIALHRPVDGDLQENLANPSDPVVLASGNLGLISFPDIAGRASLEQLDRRHPALLSTLANHPGIGFLLVRSESHGSVVLGRGGALVPVAELRDGDGPLAPFGAGAAAAVRRTDTFPHVADVMVNSMYDPATGTVHAFEEQIGSHGGLGGEQARPFLLWPRGMTDPLDAAAAEGEERPAELVGAETVHRVLRRWLNEVSGPQVPVGQADRADGADAGTGARG; encoded by the coding sequence GTGGGTGACGGGCGATGGCGAACAGCCGGCAGCGCCCTGATGCGGGTGATTGTGGTGTGGGCGGTCTCGACGCTCACGATGCTTGTGCTCGCCGGGATTCTGCCGGACTTCCAGCTCCAGTCGGACGACGGCGACAGCATCACCAAGACCGCCTTCACCGCGGCATGGGGCGCGGGCGCGTTCGGTCTGCTCTCCGCACTGGTCTGGCCGGTGCTGGTACGGGCACTGCTCATCGTGCCGGCACTCGTCCTCGGGATGCTGGTCTTCTTCCTCAACGGCTCGCTGCTGCTGATAGCGCTGCGGCTCATCCCGGACGGTCGCGGCGCGGCCGATCCGCAGATGGCGGTCGTCGTCGCGGCCGTGATGTCCGCCGTCGCCTCGGCGACCTCCACCGCGCTCGCCGTCCGTGACGACAACGCCTACCGCCGCCGGCTGTCGCGCCTCGCGGACCGGCGCCGCCGCCGCAGCGGCAGGGACGACGGCGCGGACGGGGGGCCGCCCGGCACCGTCTTCATACAGCTCGACGGAGTCGGCCACGACGTCCTCGCGCAGGCCGCCGCCGACGGCCTGATGCCGACCGTCGCGCACTGGCTGGCCGACGGGGCCGGTCACCGGCTCACCCCGTGGCGCACCGACTGGTCCAGCCAGACCGGCGCCAGCCAGCTCGGCATCCTGCACGGCAGCAACTACGACATCCCGGCCTTCCGCTGGTACGAGAAGGAGACCGGCGACGTCATGGTCTCCAGCAGACCCGCGAGCGCCCTCGAAATGCAGCGCCGGGCCGTCGTGCGCACCCACGACGGCGGACTGCTCACGCTCGACGGCGCCGGCCGCGGCAACCTCTTCAGCGGCGGCGCCGACCAGCTCGCGCTCGTCCTGTCGATGGCCGCCAGGCGCGGCAAGGGACGCCGCTCCCGGGCCGGGTACTTCGCCTACTTCGCCGATCCGGCCAACGCCGTCCGTACCGCGCTGTCGTTCGTCGCCGAGGTCGGCAGGGAGATAGGCCAGTCGACCCGGGCGCGCATCCGCAAGGAGACGCCCCGGATCAAGCGCGGCGGCCTCTACCCCTTCATCCGGGCCTTCGCGACCGTCGTCGAACGCGATGTGGTGGTCGCCGCCGTCATGGGCGACATGTTCGCCGGACGGACCGCGGTCTACGCCGACCTGGTCGCGTACGACGAGGTGGCCCACCACTCGGGGCCGCGGAGCCGGGACGCGGAGAAGGTCCTCGCCCGGCTGGACCGCTCGCTCGCCCTGATCGTCAAGGTCGCCGAACACACCCCGCGCACGTACCGGATCGTGCTCCTGTCCGACCACGGCCAGAGCCCGGGGGAGACCTTCGCGGCGATGTACGGACTGACGCTGAAGGACCTGGTGCGGGCGGGCAGCGGACTGCCGGTACCCCGCCGGGCGCAGCGCACCCGGAGCGGTTCCGAGGCGCGTGACGCGGTACGGATCGCGCTTCACCGGCCGGTCGACGGGGACCTGCAGGAGAACCTGGCGAACCCCTCGGACCCGGTCGTTCTCGCCTCCGGCAACCTCGGCCTGATCTCCTTCCCCGACATCGCGGGACGCGCCTCGCTGGAGCAGCTCGACCGCCGCCACCCCGCGCTGCTCAGCACGCTCGCCAACCACCCCGGCATCGGCTTCCTGCTGGTGCGCAGCGAGAGCCACGGATCGGTGGTGCTGGGGCGCGGCGGCGCCCTGGTCCCGGTGGCGGAACTGCGGGACGGAGACGGGCCGCTGGCCCCCTTCGGCGCGGGGGCGGCGGCCGCGGTCCGGCGCACCGACACCTTCCCGCACGTCGCCGATGTGATGGTCAACTCGATGTACGACCCGGCAACGGGCACGGTGCACGCCTTCGAGGAGCAGATCGGTTCGCACGGCGGCCTGGGCGGTGAACAGGCCCGGCCCTTCCTGCTCTGGCCGCGCGGGATGACGGACCCGCTCGACGCGGCAGCCGCCGAGGGGGAGGAGCGGCCGGCCGAACTGGTCGGCGCGGAGACGGTGCACCGGGTCCTGAGACGCTGGCTGAACGAGGTCTCGGGGCCGCAGGTGCCCGTGGGCCAGGCGGACAGGGCGGACGGCGCCGACGCGGGCACCGGCGCGCGAGGCTGA